A single region of the Canis lupus familiaris isolate Mischka breed German Shepherd chromosome 35, alternate assembly UU_Cfam_GSD_1.0, whole genome shotgun sequence genome encodes:
- the POM121L2 gene encoding LOW QUALITY PROTEIN: POM121-like protein 2 isoform X2 (The sequence of the model RefSeq protein was modified relative to this genomic sequence to represent the inferred CDS: inserted 10 bases in 7 codons; deleted 3 bases in 2 codons; substituted 2 bases at 2 genomic stop codons): protein MSRSRALRPHSPRDRQTARSLARRPAGKQPVCKHSKPWSLSDPIHTYPIGIGFWKAKKSVLAVFGGIRGDIRGPGPQGRRGVTRIRTSGRPWTGPGGRSIRSSSSRRMIRPGDENVEAAGKEKRGKRQLDPRIRCPGLQLGDGAGTRAAQSLTALWAPARPRAPSWRVPRAPPPPPRAHRPGAALKPQDRTASCWSCGGHSPRSPRGCRAPETRALSLRRDPVQPSAEQGALRLRLSQPETSGTDQLLGKLGSPRSSPPEVRTGETGRPPNRRRAQPLQQVHRVRQVHRACCPALRHRPGRKRPNCDPASPTAWVANESCRRFPMERAHDSIVGPLPSDWWESYLQRTVWSLRHVGAVCSPVTIKIAPPKPKVLLSSPPAEVRDSAGSSPSEKPPDPCAKETVLRALRECKKGRARLEESPRPQGLPGKGRSPEARPSTFKPLMKNAVLTSFVPTPGALKRSLDSWSSDHSLNKRPSCSSMNSLASTRTGGPLGSRRNAISSSYSSSRAFSESWKRSVPSASLQPPERPVKKKGKGHHSHSLVPMYSDQFPAASGEPSLQXPQLFSSPGDLLSQTPPAQLGDADPEGNVALGKKGRLQCSNPAREETPEGTTHSGSDTWSAAQPSLSLPMXLAGTAPTQGTNPQMESLADRQEPPGEDVSVAHSPLEVWRLLSSHGFPCXQSGPLLGTSSDSHPTATSILLTPVSPTCPVTDATWPSSPSPRTPMPPXPPPPTTLPVQSTLFGVSSPAPHFPASSCPAATSAGHIXSPVWGPPPYSEIRGSLYSSTSVVAAASSTPAVFAPTFKPIFGGLGPLKTLPRIAHFSFKQTSPPAPPTSXHLLHSLVKTTSVVMATTPGSTSKDSSFTQPLDFGVSTSTMDSTYSIPSTCHTLLLGAACAFRASFSPDTSFIFPPQQRATIPTVHTVTIFSQVLTSAVQISPNKSTANFRGVGDPLSASALVTTNQPSLSSSISSPTLAFAVSLGSGSRPSFPLSPGATSXPAFRATGGQKPGALQPALDPSFSSSFIFGNSAVVSPTSTLTPAQPAFSSTTQSPCGGSTPSTSTFHIPSSILPNLGSTLAGFPFGQPSTTDIGVVNQTHQNGACGSVFSSTAPRPFAFGGLVTPMDCGEIGISAPDMSSNSGAFSIGAVPSGTTSTMTPFGKGCSQNTQGLTSQNTPFVVGRASISARKTMSGGPCMAPFAQSMPVPGPIQTNSSLGFGMPSPLAQGSPGRGPXRSSASSFSIGAKSKPPKNREQGHSXRHHAHKK from the exons GGTGACCAGGATTCGGACCTCGGGAAGACCCTGGACCGGGCCGGGAGGTCGTAGCATTCGGAGCTCGTCCTCCCGGCGGATGATCCGCCCTGGAGACGAAAACGTAGAGGCGGCAGGAAAGGAGAAGCGAGGGAAACGTCAGCTCGATCCCCGAATTCGGTGTCCAGGGTTGCAG CTCGGGGACGGCGCGGGGACTCGGGCCGCACAGTCCCTGACCGCGCTGTGGGCACCAGCGAGACCGCGCGCTCCCTCCTGGCGGGtcccccgcgcgccgccgccgccgccgagagCGCACAGGCCTGGCGCCGCGCTGAAGCCTCAGGACCGCACAGCGAGCTGCTGGAGCTGCGGCGGCCACTCTCCCCGGTCCCCAAGGGGCTGCCGAGCGCCCGAGACCCGCGCACTTTCCTTGCGCCGGGATCCGGTTCAACCGTCCGCGGAACAAGGCGCACTCCGACTCCGGCTGAGTCAGCCAGAAACCTCGGGAACCGACCAGTTACTGGGCAAGCTGGGGTCCCCGCGGTCGTCGCCACCAGAGGTGCGCACGGGCGAGACCGGGAGGCCGCCGAACCGCCGACGGGCTCAGCCGCTTCAACAGGTCCACCGGGTTCGGCAAGTCCATCgcgcctgc tgccctgccctgcggcACAGACCTGGAAGGAAGCGGCCAAACTGCGACCCTGCCAGTCCCACCGCGTGGGTGGCCAATGAGTCTTGCAGGCGCTTTCCCATGGAGAGGGCCCACGATTCCATTGTGGGGCCCCTTCCCTCGGACTGGTGGGAGAGCTACCTCCAGCGGACTGTCTGGTCTCTGCGGCACGTCGGGGCCGTGTGCAGCCCGGTGACCATCAAGATAGCACCTCCCAAGCCGAAAGTGCTGCTCTCCAGCCCCCCAGCAGAGGTGAGGGACTCCGCAGGGTCCTCACCCTCGGAGAAGCCCCCAGACCCATGTGCCAAGGAGACAGTGCTGAGGGCCCTCAGAGAGTGCAAGAAAGGGAGGGCCAGGTTGGAAGAATCACCGCGTCCACAGGGCTTGCCAGGTAAGGGAAGGAGT CCCGAGGCCAGACCATCCACATTTAAGCCCCTGATGAAAAATGCAGTCCTCACTTCTTTTGTGCCCACGCCTGGGGCTCTGAAGAGAAGCCTCGACTCCTGGAGCTCAGATCACAGCTTGAACAAGAGGCCCAGTTGCTCCTCCATGAACTCCTTGGCCAGCACACGCACAGGTGGCCCCCTCGGCTCCAGGAGAAATGCAATCTCAAGTTCCTACAGCTCTTCTAGAGCTTTCTCTGAGTCTTGGAAGAGAAGTGTTCCCAGTGCCTCTCTGCAGCCACCAGAAAGGCCtgtaaaaaagaaaggcaagggtCATCATTCTCACTCTCTGGTCCCGATGTACTCAGACCAGTTCCCAGCAGCTTCTGGGGAACCAAGTCTGC AGCCTCAGCTTTTCTCTAGCCCTGGGGACCTGCTGTCACAGACCCCACCTGCCCAGCTAGGGGATGCAGACCCTGAAGGGAACGTGGCCTTAGGGAAAAAAGGTAGACTCCAGTGCAGCAATCCAGCCAGAGAGGAGACGCCTGAGGGCACCACCCACTCTGGCTCTGACACTTGGTCTGCTGCTCAGCCTTCGCTGTCTCTTCCCA CTCTTGCAGGCACAGCTCCAACCCAGGGCACAAATCCACAGATGGAAAGCTTAGCAGACAGGCAGGAGCCTCCTGGGGAGGATGTCAGTGTAGCCCATTCACCTCTGGAGGTCTGGAGACTgctgtcttcacatggcttccCCT ACCAGTCAGGGCCCCTGCTGGGCACTTCTTCAGACTCACATCCCACAGCCACATCCATCTTGTTGACCCCAGTTTCTCCCACCTGTCCAGTCACTGATGCCACATGGCCCTCATCTCCCTCTCCTAGGACTCCcatgccccc accaccaccaccaacaacactTCCTGTGCAAAGTACTTTGTTTGGAGTGAGTAGCCCAGCTCCCCATTTTCCTGCATCTTCATGTCCTGCTGCAACTTCTGCTGGACACAT GAGCCCTGTTTGGGGGCCCCCACCCTACAGTGAGATCAGAGGCTCCTTATATTCCAGCACTTCTGTGGTGGCTGCAGCATCTTCAACTCCAGCTGTCTTCGCTCCCACCTTCAAGCCTATCTTTGGTGGCCTAGGACCTCTGAAAACTCTGCCCAGGATAGCTCACTTCTCTTTCAAGCAAacctctcctccagctcctcccacTT ACCATCTGCTCCATAGCCTGGTCAAGACGACTTCTGTAGTCATGGCCACCACCCCAGGCAGCACATCCAAAGACTCTTCTTTCACACAGCCTTTGGATTTTGGTGTCAGTACCAGTACCATGGACAGCACTTACTCCATCCCTTCTACTTGCCACACTTTACTTCTTGGGGCTGCCTGTGCCTTCAGAGCCAGCTTCTCTCCAGACACAAGCTTCATCTTCCCACCACAGCAGCGTGCTACCATTCCCACCGTACACACAGTCACCATCTTTAGCCAGGTTCTTACCAGTGCTGTCCAGATATCCCCAAATAAAAGCACTGCAAATTTTCGGGGTGTGGGTGATCCTCTTTCAGCCTCAGCCCTGGTCACCACAAACCAGCCCTCATTATCATCCAGCATCTCCAGTCCAACCTTAGCATTTGCCGTTTCCTTGGGGTCAGGCTCGAGGCCATCTTTCCCACTCTCCCCAGGAGCCACCTCCTAGCCAGCATTCAGGGCTACAGGTGGACAGAAGCCAGGAGCCCTCCAACCAGCCCTGGACCCAAGCTTCAGTAGCTCTTTCATTTTTGGAAACTCTGCAGTGGTGTCCCCAACCTCAACCCTAACTCCAGCTCAGCCAGCCTTCAGCAGTACCACGCAGTCACCCTGTGGGGGTTCGACACCCTCAACCTCCACCTTTCACATCCCTTCCAGCATCTTGCCAAATTTGGGCAGCACTCTAGCAGGTTTTCCCTTTGGTCAACCTAGTACAACTGATATTGGAGTTGTCAACCAGACCCACCAGAATGGGGCTTGTGGTTCAGTGTTCAGCAGCACAGCCCCACGACCTTTTGCCTTTGGGGGATTGGTGACCCCTATGGACTGTGGGGAGATTGGGATCAGTGCCCCAGACATGAGCTCCAACTCTGGAGCATTCAGCATTGGAGCAGTGCCAAGTGGGACAACTAGTACCATGACACCCTTTGGAAAAGGCTGTAGCCAGAACACCCAAGGCCTGACCAGCCAGAACACACCTTTTGTTGTGGGGAGGGCCAGCATTTCTGCAAGAAAGACTATGTCTGGGGGCCCCTGCATGGCCCCCTTTGCTCAGAGCATGCCTGTCCCTGGGCCAATACAGACTAACAGTAGCCTTGGCTTTGGGATGCCCTCTCCACTTGCTCAGGGTTCTCCTGGGAGAGGACC CAGATCATCAGCCTCTTCATTTTCCATTGGTGCAAAATCAAAACCCCCAAAGAATCGGGAGCAAGGGCATTCCTGAAGGCATCATGCACACAAGAAATAG